The sequence below is a genomic window from Streptomyces sp. V1I1.
CGCCTTTGCTGAGCTTGCCATTACTTTCACCGGCCGTTGTCGTTTTCTTTCCCGCTTCGCACCGGCGTCAACGACCCTGACGAAAGGATCCACTTGGCAGACGATGTCCGAACCGAAAAGGAAGACCAGGACCTCTGCATCCCAAGAGTGACTCGCATGGTGGGCGTCTACAGCGTCGGCCAGGTCATCAACTCCCTGACGGCGAAACAGTCAGATGCTCGGCGGCATGTGCTGAGGGCTGGGCCAGGCACTGCTGGAGAGCTCCGAGATCGACACGAATCTTGGCCGCTTCGTCTCCAAGAATCTGGCTGGCTACCTGCTCCCCGTCAACCATGCGGCTTGCCCCGGCAACGAAAGGGACGAACGTCCGCACAACGGCGACGAAACGGGCCAGCACGATCGAGACGGGGCCGTACTTCGTCAAGAACCCACGGGCTCTGTCCAAGGTATCTGCGGTGAAGAATCTGGAGTCGGGGCGACGAAACAGGGCGGGGCCGGCTGCCCGACCGAGGGTGTATCCGAGCTGGTCCCCGAGACAATTGCCGCCGCCACCACAGCGGTGCACACGAGCCAGACGGGCCAGGTGGAGTCCGCTTCACCGGCCACCAGCAGCCCGGTGGTGAACAGAGCGCGGGTCCGACGCTTGTCGGGGTTGTGGGGGCATGGACGTCGAGTTGCTGCCGCGTGAAATACCGGTTGAGACCTGTACGGATCGGCATCCTGGCGGCGGTGGCCTCGGGGATCTTCCAGTACAACTCGCCGATGGCGACGGCCTTGTCGATGACAGCCGCATAGGCGGCTCGCCTGGCTTGGCGCTGCCGGGCGAGTCGCTGTGACTCGGTTGCGGCCTCGGCCTGCAGCCGTGCGGCGTTGGCGTTCCCGCGACTGGTAACCCAGCTGGCCAGCACGGCAGTTCCTGCCGTCAGCGTACGAGGGATCGGGCCCGTTCACTGTTCGACTGAGCGCCTCACGAGGCGCCGGCCAACCCGTTGCGACACAGCGCCCCCAGAGGCACACCGCCTCGCCGACATGCCGCGGATCGCGGCTTGCCGCAGGCCCTAGAGGGTCCCCGGTGGCGGGCCGGTCGGAGTTGTGGGCTCGGCGGGGGGTTGCTGGGCGCCGGCTGTCACTGCCGTTACGCGGCGGACCGGTCGGGTCAGAGCGTTCTCCAAGGTCCGTCCTGGCATACGCGACAGGCCGAAGATCACGGCGAGAGATATGGACGGGGCACCGACCGCGA
It includes:
- a CDS encoding DedA family protein, translated to MHRCGGGGNCLGDQLGYTLGRAAGPALFRRPDSRFFTADTLDRARGFLTKYGPVSIVLARFVAVVRTFVPFVAGASRMVDGEQVASQILGDEAAKIRVDLGALQQCLAQPSAHAAEHLTVSPSGS